A stretch of Perognathus longimembris pacificus isolate PPM17 chromosome 1, ASM2315922v1, whole genome shotgun sequence DNA encodes these proteins:
- the LOC125354869 gene encoding olfactory receptor 10AD1-like gives MAMNGLIIFITWTDPRLSSPMYFFLGHLSLLDVCFITTTIPQMLVHLLTRNHTVSFVSCMTQMYLVFFVGVAECILLAFMAYDRYVAICHPLSYAQIMSRQVCVSLVSTCWVFGMLNGIFLEYMSFRNPFCRDNHVENFFCEAPIVIALSCGDVQFSMKMIFVDATVVLLSPMVLIVTSYARILASILSKASSSGRGKTFSTCASHLTVVIFFYTSAMFSYMNPRSTHGPDKDKPFSLLYTIITPMCNPVIYSFRNKEMKGAMGRALGRTGLA, from the coding sequence ATGGCCATGAATGGCCTCATCATCTTCATCACCTGGACAGACCCCAGGCTCAGcagccccatgtacttcttccttggCCACCTATCATTGCTGGATGTCTgcttcatcaccaccaccatcccacAGATGCTGGTCCACCTGCTGACCAGGAACCACACAGTCTCCTTTGTCTCCTGCATGACCCAGATGTATCTGGTCTTCTTTGTGGGTGTGGCTGAGTGCATCCTCTTGGCCTTCATGGCCTATGATCGCTATGTTGCCATCTGCCACCCACTCAGCTATGCCCAGATCATGAGCCGCCAGGTCTGTGTCAGCCTGGTGAGCACTTGCTGGGTCTTTGGGATGCTCAATGGCATCTTTCTGGAGTACATGTCATTCCGGAATCCCTTCTGCAGAGACAACCACGTTGAGAACTTCTTCTGTGAGGCCCCCATAGTGATCGCCCTGTCCTGTGGGGATGTCCAGTTCAGCATGAAGATGATCTTTGTTGATGCCACCgtggtgctgctgagccccaTGGTGCTCATTGTCACCTCCTATGCCCGAATCCTGGCCTCCATCCTCAGCAAAGCCTCCTCCTCAGGGCGGGGAAAGACCTTCTCCACCTGTGCCTCCCACCTGACTGTGGTCATCTTTTTCTACACCTCGGCTATGTTCTCTTACATGAATCCCCGCAGCACTCATGGGCCTGACAAAGACaagcctttctccctcctctacaCCATCATCACCCCTATGTGCAACCCTGTCATCTACAGTTTCCGCAACAAGGAAATGAAGGGGGCCATGGGGAGAGCTCTTGGGAGAACTGGCCTGGCGTAA